One window from the genome of Hydractinia symbiolongicarpus strain clone_291-10 chromosome 1, HSymV2.1, whole genome shotgun sequence encodes:
- the LOC130647572 gene encoding nonsense-mediated mRNA decay factor SMG5-like: protein MCCWNTMKKAIPAASQNNRTETQKLYRHVQQISQRLDLQLQQALDWKEWFDVETLQLRQRVRDVCEHILLSGICDVARKTEEYLWRKAFYDIIQKLKCDKKALSSSKSLNSLYSAHLQAALGFYHQLLVSLRNRYNIPLHGMIDWIGLPQDSEIGDNITKEQTDWAFKACQRCLIYLGDIARYQIDILTEQNDGLAERYYYLAILLNPENGMPHNQIGTLKQNHSSLCESAYHYMRCILSVNSFEGSEENLKRVLEKHNQKVSALQEDALKNNTIIDVKTQFSASFLSLQEVLFGFQRLPTEDLAQWCQTVMSLFAMVLTNSLPETDQVSLNVQVNGTSENQSDEKKSARISCALLVKMLGMNILDVVRLKKLNSEVTAAATAFSAALLSQLLDFISQYLKQTFPTLSNGHSDEHAKMKKRLLLNRQKRRRRRRRFSSHSSEHSGSEGSEDLLSSEDNLSDLSEGELDQDLTEESSEDSDSVVEEHSEDEIDVANFIHPAKKSPPNGVISHHHRKKLSSLSKAGILLNKQLKKNNVKMHINSTSNGIIHDFVMEDIEFINQAAKLLDDFEKVNEEAYLPVIKIFFDWLKLNPDILKMSGKASPMLWQRVADVLNALPSQKVVQTAVMYFSQRRRLPLWLKGDLDDGIEHQQKRALPEDLTLFGAPGFEKLHLALDVTWFRGLSNSELYQFALRITYLRNFGHFICANKDVPCFTWDENNQQFLVSSASPPNHVNGSSEIHQESPSGKKQKVMAQRNEMMKALAKQKLQHEVKELEKHLQTTTVSPTEQASVYLVLDTAALCRHLSLLRSLVKSAQFVVIVPTQVIAALDEIKKYNPGARDAIKFLEDEIKHGNRWLKTQKESETVSDQSILNNRKKKNRDIEEWRFLHVVKCCIYFAEKHVGQSMVTLLTSDSSLNGGKTANMGTRPTPYSLEICENKGIRVEPVVDFYKRWTTRNGPS, encoded by the exons ATGTGCTGCTGGAATACGATGAAGAAAGCGATTCCTGCTGCTTCGCAAAATAATAGAACTGAAACTCAGAAATTATACAG GCACGTTCAACAAATCTCCCAAAGACTAGATTTACAGTTACAGCAAGCACTTGATTGGAAAGAATGGTTTGATGTAGAAACACTTCAGCTTAGACAAAG AGTAAGAGACGTTTGTGAGCATATTCTACTTTCTGGTATTTGTGATGTTGCAAGAAAGACAGAAGAGTATTTATGGCGTAAAGCATTTTATGACatcattcaaaaattaaaatgtgacaagaag gcaTTATCATCAAGCAAATCCCTAAATTCTCTCTACTCGGCTCATCTACAAGCAGCACTGGGTTTTTATCATCAGCTTTTAGTCAGCTTGCGCAACCGTTACAATATTCCATTGCACGGCATGATTGACTGGATTGGTCTTCCACAAGACTCAg aaatagGAGACAATATAACAAAGGAACAGACAGATTGGGCTTTCAAGGCTTGTCAAagatgtcttatttatctcggTGATATAG CACGCTACCAAATAGATATCTTGACTGAACAGAATGATGGACTCGCCGAACGCTATTACTATTTAGCCATTTTGTTGAATCCTGAAAATG GTATGCCACACAATCAAATAGGAACATTAAAGCAAAATCATTCTTCTCTCTGTGAATCTGCTTATCACTACATGCgttg TATTCTCTCTGTGAACTCATTTGAAGGTTCTGAAGAAAATTTGAAGCGTGTTCTTGAGAAACACAATCAAAAGGTCTCGGCATTGCAAGAAGATGCGTTAAAGAATAATACTAT CATTGATGTTAAGACACAATTTTCTGCTTCTTTTCTCTCATTGCAAGAAGTTTTATTCGGTTTTCAAAG ACTTCCAACAGAAGATCTTGCACAGTGGTGTCAAACTGTGATGTCTTTGTTTGCCATGGTCTTGACAAACAGTCTACCTGAAACTGATCAAGTCAGCTTGAATGTGCAGGTGAATGGTACAAGTGAAAATCAAAGTGATGAAAAGAAATCTGCTCGTATATCATGTGCTCTGCTTGTAAAGATGTTGGGAATGAACATACTTGATGTAGTTAGGCTAAAAAAACTAA ATTCTGAAGTGACTGCTGCTGCTACTGCATTTTCTGCTGCTCTTCTGTCTCAGCTTCTTGATTTTATTTCACAATACCTTAAACAGACGTTTCCTACATTGAGCAATGGCCATAGTGATGAGCatgcaaaaatgaaaaagcGCTTGCTGTTAAACCGACAGAAACGTCGACGCCGTAGACGTAGATTTAGTTCACATAGTTCAGAACACAGTGGCAGTGAAGGTAGTGAAGATTTACTAAGCAGTGAAGATAATCTCTCAGACTTAAGTGAAG GAGAGCTTGACCAAGATTTAACCGAAGAATCTTCTGAAGACAGCGATTCAGTTGTTGAAGAACATTCTGAAGATGAGATTGATGTTGCTAATTTTATCCATCCTGCAAAGAAATCTCCTCCAAATGGTGTCATCAGTCATCACCACCGAAAAAAGCTTTCTAGCCTGTCGAAAGCAGGGATACTGCTTAACAAAcagttaaagaaaaacaatgtcAAGATGCACATTAACTCGACGTCGAATGGCATCATACATGATTTTGTTATGGAAGACATAGAGTTTATTAACCAAGCTGCTAAACTGTTGGACGACTTCGAGAAAGTTAATGAGGAAGCATATCTACCAGTTATTAAGATCTTTTTTGATTGGTTGAAATTAAACCCAGACATACTGAAAATGAGTGGAAAg GCCTCACCTATGTTATGGCAGCGCGTAGCAGACGTGTTGAATGCATTGCCCTCTCAAAAAGTTGTGCAAACTgcag tAATGTACTTCAGTCAACGACGAAGGCTGCCTTTGTGGTTGAAAGGAGATTTAGATGATGGAATCGAACATCAACAGAAAAGAGCATTGCCAGAGGACCTCACCCTATTTGGTGCACCTGGTTTTGAGAAATTACATCTTGCATTAGATGTTACATGGTTTCGTGGTTTAAGTAATTCTGAACTTTATCAG TTTGCACTGAGAATAACGTATCTCCGGAACTTTGGTCATTTTATTTGTGCGAACAAG GATGTTCCTTGTTTTACCTGGGATGAAAACAACCAACAGTTCTTAGTATCATCTGCGTCACCACCCAATCATGTGAACGGGAGCAGTGAAATACATCAGGAATCTCCCAGTGGTAAAAAGCAAAAG gtCATGGCACAAAGAAATGAAATGATGAAAGCATTGGCAAAACAAAAGCTTCAG catgAAGTTAAAGAACTTGAAAAGCATTTACAAACAACCACAGTGTCACCTACAGAGCAGGCCTCTGTTTATTTGGTTCTTGACACTGCTGCATTATGTCGCCATCTTTCTTTGTTACGTTCGTTAGTGAAGAGCGCAcagtttgttgttattgttccAACTCAAG TGATTGCAGCCCTTGACGAAATCAAGAAGTACAATCCAGGTGCTCGAGATGCTATAAAATTTTTAGAAGATGAGATTAAACATGGCAATAG GTGGTTGAAGACACAGAAAGAAAGTGAGACGGTTAGTGACCAGTCAATATTAAACAATCGTAAGAAGAAGAACAGGGATATTGAAGAATG GCGGTTCTTACATGTTGTCAAGTGTTGCATCTACTTTGCGGAGAAGCATGTCGGACAAAGTATGGTGACATTACTGACTTCAGACAGTAGTTTGAACGGTGGAAAGACTGCCAATATGGGGACCAGACCTACTCCATACTCCTTGGAAATCTGCGAGAACAAAGGTATTCGAGTCGAGCCTGTGGTGGATTTCTACAAACG atGGACAACTAGAAACGGACCTTCGTGA
- the LOC130647599 gene encoding transducin-like enhancer protein 1 — translation MFHCSNGPSSMYQGRHTTPTQSSGQPYPKFSVSEACDRIKEEISYLQAQNHSLKLECEKLASDKTDMQRAYVMYYEMSYGLNVEMHKQTEIAKRLNTICSQLLPFLSQEHQQQVLQTIDRAKQVTMSELNAIIGQQLHQQGLPHTHPPGVSLPHPGLPPPHLPNATSSGLLTLSTASATRLPVNKGEKEGSAKEELPLRGSALYRGTADSHSSHGSDDGHAEDLNSRKLMNYEKRGDHGSMPTMPSIKSNVKKYKDVKDESDHEKSDGELVVDDQNDDRSSPAVLNRKRLANGDSSPPRSNSVDKKIKKESGRDSADRTDRGKSPVPYVGSIKHAKQSDSSKGAGSPGHSSPVAKVSPIRNGPYPPFPHSVSNDVSPGIHPDMLRAQRVQPVFDPTRPIGGMLPNFPSNIPSGKPAHSFHCMGEGTWLPVPFPPDALLGPNIPRHARQLSTLNHGEVVCAVTVSNPTRHVYTGGKGCVKVWDINQALGQSTINKPVSTLECLRDIYIRSCKLLPDGRTLIVGGEASVLTIWDLAAPSPRIKAELNSNAPACYALAISPDSKVCFSCCSDGNIAVLDLHNQTIVQQFQGHTDGASCIDISPDGTKLWTGGLDNTVRSWDLREGRQLQQHDFQSQIFSLGYCPTGDWLAVGMESSNVEVLHVNKPDKYQLRLHDSCVLSLKFASSGKWFISTGKDNLLNAWRTPYGASIFQSKESSSVLSCDVSVDDKYIVTGSGDKKATLYEVMY, via the exons ATGTTTCATTGTAGTAACGGTCCTAGCAGCATGTATCAAGGAAGACATACA acTCCTACACAATCTAGTGGTCAACCGTATCCCAAATTTTCTGTATCAGAAGCTTGTGACCGTATAAAAGAAGAAATTAGTTATCTTCAAGCCCAAAATCATAG tcTGAAATTAGAATGTGAAAAATTGGCATCGGACAAGACAGACATGCAGCGAGCATATGTAATG TACTACGAAATGTCATATGGCTTGAACGTAGAGATGCACAAACAA acggAAATTGCTAAAAGATTAAACACAATATGTAGTCAATTGCTACCTTTTTTGTCACaggag CATCAACAACAAGTTCTACAAACAATTGATCGTGCTAAGCAGGTTACAATGTCTGAATTAAATGCGATAATTGGG CAACAATTACATCAACAGGGATTGCCACACACTCATCCACCAGGCGTTAGCTTGCCACATCCTGGACTACCACCACCTCATCTTCCTAATGCAACAAGCTCTGGTTTGTTAACTCTTTCCACTGCTTCTGCAACTCGTCTACCTGTTAATAAAGGAGAAAAAGAAGGTAGTGCAAAAGAAGAGCTGCCCCTAAGAGGATCAGCGCTTTATAGAGGCACAGCTGATAGTCATTCTTCACATGGTAGTGATGATGGCCATGCTGAAGATTTGAACAGCAGAAAGCTAATGAATTATGAGAAGAGAGGAGATCATGGATCGATGCCAACCATGCCAAGTATAAAAAGTAATGTAAAGAAGTATAAAGACGTAAAAGATGAAAGCGATCATGAGAAAAGTGATGGTGAACTGGTGGTAGATGATCAAAATGAC GATCGATCATCTCCAGCAGTTCTTAATCGAAAACGTTTGGCAAATGGAGATTCCTCTCCACCGCGAAGCAATTctgttgacaaaaaaattaaaaaagaatctGGACGTGACAGTGCAGACAGAACAGATAGGGGGAAATCACCTGTTCCATATGTTGGTTCAATCAAACATGCAAAG caAAGTGATTCTTCAAAGGGTGCTGGTAGCCCTGGCCATTCGTCTCCTGTAGCAAAAGTTTCACCTATCA GAAACGGTCCATATCCTCCTTTTCCACACAGTGTTTCCAATGATGTTAGTCCCG GTATCCACCCAGACATGTTAAGAGCTCAGAGGGTTCAA CCTGTTTTCGATCCTACTCGACCTATTGGTGGAATGCTTCCAAACTTCCCTAGTAATATACCCAGTGGAAAACCGGCTCACTCTTTTCATTGTATGGGTGAAGGGACGTGGTTACCTGTACCATTTCCCCCGGATGCACTTCTAGGTCCTAACATACCTCGGCATGCTCGGCAACTTAGTACGTTAAATCACGGTGAAGTTGTTTGTGCAGTCACGGTTAGCAATCCCACTAGACATGTGTATACTGGTGGAAAAGGTTGTGTGAAAGTATGGGATATCAATCAAGCACTCGGACAATCAACAATAAACAAACCAGTTTCTACTTTAGAATGCCTA AGAGATATATACATCAGATCCTGTAAATTATTACCCGATGGCAGAACGCTTATCGTCGGTGGCGAAGCCAGTGTGTTGACTATTTGGGACTTGGCTGCGCCTTCACCTCGCATTAAGGCTGAGCTCAATTCGAATGCTCCAGCGTGTTATGCTTTAGCTATTAGTCCAGATTCTAAAGTCTGCTTCAGTTGTTGTAGCGATGGGAATATTGCCGTACTTGATCTCCATAATCAGACCATAGTTCAACAGTTTCAAGGACATACCGATGGTGCCAGCTGCATCGATATATCACCTGATGGTACCAAACTTTGGACAG gTGGTCTCGATAACACAGTACGCTCCTGGGACCTTCGTGAAGGACGTCAACTGCAACAACACGACTTCCAGTCACAAATTTTCTCACTCGGTTACTGTCCAACTGGTGATTGGCTTGCAGTCGG TATGGAGAGTAGTAACGTTGAAGTTCTCCACGTAAACAAGCCTGATAAATATCAACTTCGCCTGCACGATAGTTGCGTGCTCTCACTCAAGTTCGCCAGCAGTGGCAAATGGTTTATCAGTACTGGAAAAGACAATCTTCTAAACGCTTGGAGGACGCCGTATGGTGCTAGTATATTTCAG